The Mus musculus strain C57BL/6J chromosome 2, GRCm38.p6 C57BL/6J genome has a window encoding:
- the Rnf224 gene encoding RING finger protein 224, whose protein sequence is MLQPEGLYALEEGTALTASRNDCIICYSAYDLSVHLPRRLYCGHTFCQACMQRLDMPAHEQHWIPCPQCRQSTPVPRGGVTMLDLDLAAFLAVKAEREPSKIEPRSSVPLKISTTITQQPAGLYPTLGPQPHFPQPGCCCWGWGRLCWYPPGNPEV, encoded by the coding sequence ATGCTGCAGCCTGAAGGCCTCTATGCCTTGGAGGAGGGGACAGCCCTGACAGCCTCACGGAATGACTGCATCATCTGCTACTCTGCCTATGACCTCTCAGTACACTTGCCTCGACGTCTCTACTGTGGCCACACCTTCTGCCAGGCATGCATGCAGCGGCTGGATATGCCAGCCCACGAACAACACTGGATCCCCTGTCCACAGTGCCGACAAAGTACCCCTGTGCCCCGTGGAGGGGTGACCATGTTGGACCTGGACCTGGCTGCCTTCTTGGCAGTCAAAGCTGAACGGGAACCATCAaaaatagaacccaggtcctctgtcccCCTCAAAATCAGCACTACCATCACTCAGCAGCCAGCTGGACTCTACCCCACCTTGGGCCCCCAACCCCACTTCCctcagcctggatgctgctgctGGGGTTGGGGAAGACTGTGCTGGTACCCCCCTGGGAACCCCGAAGTCTAA
- the Slc34a3 gene encoding sodium-dependent phosphate transport protein 2C isoform X4: protein MPNSLAGGQVPNPTLDAFDLVDRSLRNAALPDLTPAGISGSIPGLEEGGTDPWTFSPLKNADQLKEVGMASRLRRVVSSFLKACGLLGSLYFFICSLDILSSAFQLLGSKMAGDIFKDNVVLSNPVAGLVIGVLVTVLVQSSSTSSSIVVSMVASKLLTVQVSVPIIMGVNVGTSITSTLVSMAQSGDRDEFQRAFSGSAVHGIFNWLTVLVLLPLESATAALERLSELALGAASLQPGQQAPDILKALTRPFTHLIIQPQGSSEGCGLFSSCTERNSSASPEEDRLLCHHLFAGSKLTDLAVGFILLAGSLLVLCVCLVLIVKLLNSVLKGRIAQAVKTVINADFPFPFGWLSGYLAILVGAGLTFLLQSSSVFTAAIVPLMGVGVIDLERAYPLFLGSNIGTTTTALLAALASPADMLIFAVQVALIHFFFNLAGILLWYLVPVLRLPIPLAKRFGNLTAQYRWVAIVYLLLTFLLLPLAAFGLSLAGGTVLAAVGGPLVGLVLLIILVNVLQQHRPSWLPRCLQSWAWLPLWLHSLEPWDRLVTACCPCRACSNSPMTSKVAHCYENPQVIASQQL, encoded by the exons ATGCCGAATTCCCTCGCCGGTGGCCAGGTCCCCAACCCTACTCTGGATGCCTTTGACCTGGTGGACCGGAGTCTGAGAAATGCAG CCCTACCTGACCTGACCCCTGCAGGAATCTCCGGTTCCATTCCAGGCTTGGAAGAGGGAGGTACAGATCCCTGGACCTTCTCTCCGCTGAAGAACGCTGACCAACTGAAAG AGGTTGGCATGGCCAGCAGGCTTCGCCGGGTGGTCAGCAGCTTTCTCAAGGCATGTGGACTCCTGGGAAGCCTCTACTTTTTCATCTGCTCCCTGGACATCCTCAGCTCTGCTTTCCAGCTACTAGGCA GCAAAATGGCTGGAGACATTTTCAAGGACAATGTGGTGCTGTCCAACCCTGTGGCGGGCTTGGTCATTGGTGTGCTGGTCACAGTCCTTGTCCAGAGCTCCAGCACATCTTCCTCTATCGTGGTCAGCATGGTGGCCTCTAAGT TGCTGACTGTCCAGGTGTCTGTGCCTATCATCATGGGCGTCAATGTGGGTACTTCGATCACCAGCACCCTGGTCTCAATGGCGCAGTCAGGGGACCGGGATGAATTTCAGAG GGCCTTCAGCGGCTCGGCCGTGCATGGCATCTTCAACTGGCTCACAGTATTGGTATTGCTGCCGCTGGAGAGTGCCACCGCAGCATTAGAGAGACTGAGTGAGCTGGCCCTGGGTGCTGCTAGCCTGCAGCCAGGGCAGCAGGCCCCCGACATCCTCAAGGCACTGACTCGGCCTTTCACACACCTCATCATCCAG CCCCAGGGAAGCAGTGAGGGATGTGGCCTCTTCAGCTCTTGCACAGAGAGGAACAGCTCAGCATCTCCAGAGGAGGACAGATTGCTCT GCCATCACCTGTTTGCCGGCTCAAAACTCACAGACTTGGCTGTGGGCTTCATCCTGCTGGCGGGCTCGCTGCTGGTGCTCTGTGTCTGTCTGGTCCTCATCGTTAAACTGCTCAACTCTGTGTTGAAGGGCCGCATCGCACAGGCTGTGAAGACTGTTATCAATGCAG attttcccttcccctttggcTGGCTCAGCGGCTACTTGGCTATCCTCGTTGGCGCAGGCCTAACCTTCTTGCTTCAGAGCAGTAGTGTCTTCACAGCAGCCATCGTGCCTCTCATGG GGGTTGGGGTGATTGACCTGGAACGGGCCTACCCCCTCTTCTTGGGTTCCAACATCGGCACCACCACCACAGCCCTGCTGGCTGCCTTAGCCAGCCCTGCAGACATGTTAATCTTCGCAGTTCAG GTTGCTCTCATCCACTTCTTCTTCAACCTGGCTGGCATACTGCTGTGGTACCTGGTGCCTGTCTTGAGACTGCCAATTCCACTGGCCAAGCGCTTTGGAAACCTGACTGCCCAGTATCGCTGGGTGGCCATTGTCTACCTACTATTAACCTTCCTGCTGCTACCCCTAGCAGCCTTTGGACTTTCCCTGGCAGGGGGCACAGTGCTGGCTGCAGTAGGGGGTCCTCTGGTGGGGCTGGTGCTCCTTATCATCCTGGTTAATGTCCTGCAACAACACCGACCATCTTGGCTGCCCCGCTGTCTTCAATCCTGGGCCTGGCTGCCACTCTGGCTCCATTCTCTGGAGCCCTGGGACCGCCTGGTGACTGCTTGTTGCCCCTGCAGGGCCTGCAGCAACTCTCCTATGACCAGCAAAGTGGCTCACTGCTATGAGAACCCACAAGTCATAGCTTCTCAGCAGTTGTGA
- the Cysrt1 gene encoding cysteine-rich tail protein 1, whose product MDPHEMVVKNPYAHISIPRAHLRSDLGQQLEEVPSSSSSSETQPLPAGTCIPEPVGLLQTTEAPGPKGIKGIKGTAPEHGQQTWQSPCNPYSSGQRPSGLTYAGLPPVGRGDDIAHHCCCCPCCSCCHCPRFCRCHSCCVIS is encoded by the coding sequence ATGGACCCCCATGAGATGGTTGTGAAGAATCCATATGCCCACATCAGCATTCCTCGGGCTCACCTGCGCTCTGACCTGGGGCAGCAGTTAGAGGAGgttccttcttcatcttcctcctctgagACTCAGCCTCTGCCTGCAGGAACATGTATCCCAGAGCCAGTGGGCCTCTTACAAACTACTGAAGCCCCTGGGCCCAAAGGTATCAAGGGCATCAAGGGTACTGCTCCTGAGCACGGCCAGCAGACCTGGCAGTCACCCTGCAATCCCTATAGCAGTGGGCAACGTCCATCGGGACTGACTTATGCTGGCCTGCCACCTGTAGGGCGTGGTGATGACATTGcccaccactgctgctgctgcccttgctgctcctgctgccactGTCCTCGCTTCTGCCGTTGTCACAGCTGTTGTGTTATCTCCTAG
- the Slc34a3 gene encoding sodium-dependent phosphate transport protein 2C isoform X5, with protein MASRLRRVVSSFLKACGLLGSLYFFICSLDILSSAFQLLGSKMAGDIFKDNVVLSNPVAGLVIGVLVTVLVQSSSTSSSIVVSMVASKLLTVQVSVPIIMGVNVGTSITSTLVSMAQSGDRDEFQRAFSGSAVHGIFNWLTVLVLLPLESATAALERLSELALGAASLQPGQQAPDILKALTRPFTHLIIQLDSSVITSGITSNTTNSSLIKHWCGFRGETPQGSSEGCGLFSSCTERNSSASPEEDRLLCHHLFAGSKLTDLAVGFILLAGSLLVLCVCLVLIVKLLNSVLKGRIAQAVKTVINADFPFPFGWLSGYLAILVGAGLTFLLQSSSVFTAAIVPLMGVGVIDLERAYPLFLGSNIGTTTTALLAALASPADMLIFAVQVALIHFFFNLAGILLWYLVPVLRLPIPLAKRFGNLTAQYRWVAIVYLLLTFLLLPLAAFGLSLAGGTVLAAVGGPLVGLVLLIILVNVLQQHRPSWLPRCLQSWAWLPLWLHSLEPWDRLVTACCPCRACSNSPMTSKVAHCYENPQVIASQQL; from the exons ATGGCCAGCAGGCTTCGCCGGGTGGTCAGCAGCTTTCTCAAGGCATGTGGACTCCTGGGAAGCCTCTACTTTTTCATCTGCTCCCTGGACATCCTCAGCTCTGCTTTCCAGCTACTAGGCA GCAAAATGGCTGGAGACATTTTCAAGGACAATGTGGTGCTGTCCAACCCTGTGGCGGGCTTGGTCATTGGTGTGCTGGTCACAGTCCTTGTCCAGAGCTCCAGCACATCTTCCTCTATCGTGGTCAGCATGGTGGCCTCTAAGT TGCTGACTGTCCAGGTGTCTGTGCCTATCATCATGGGCGTCAATGTGGGTACTTCGATCACCAGCACCCTGGTCTCAATGGCGCAGTCAGGGGACCGGGATGAATTTCAGAG GGCCTTCAGCGGCTCGGCCGTGCATGGCATCTTCAACTGGCTCACAGTATTGGTATTGCTGCCGCTGGAGAGTGCCACCGCAGCATTAGAGAGACTGAGTGAGCTGGCCCTGGGTGCTGCTAGCCTGCAGCCAGGGCAGCAGGCCCCCGACATCCTCAAGGCACTGACTCGGCCTTTCACACACCTCATCATCCAG CTGGATAGCAGTGTGATAACCAGCGGTATTACCAGCAACACCACTAACAGCAGCCTGATTAAGCATTGGTGTGGCTTCAGGGGGGAGACG CCCCAGGGAAGCAGTGAGGGATGTGGCCTCTTCAGCTCTTGCACAGAGAGGAACAGCTCAGCATCTCCAGAGGAGGACAGATTGCTCT GCCATCACCTGTTTGCCGGCTCAAAACTCACAGACTTGGCTGTGGGCTTCATCCTGCTGGCGGGCTCGCTGCTGGTGCTCTGTGTCTGTCTGGTCCTCATCGTTAAACTGCTCAACTCTGTGTTGAAGGGCCGCATCGCACAGGCTGTGAAGACTGTTATCAATGCAG attttcccttcccctttggcTGGCTCAGCGGCTACTTGGCTATCCTCGTTGGCGCAGGCCTAACCTTCTTGCTTCAGAGCAGTAGTGTCTTCACAGCAGCCATCGTGCCTCTCATGG GGGTTGGGGTGATTGACCTGGAACGGGCCTACCCCCTCTTCTTGGGTTCCAACATCGGCACCACCACCACAGCCCTGCTGGCTGCCTTAGCCAGCCCTGCAGACATGTTAATCTTCGCAGTTCAG GTTGCTCTCATCCACTTCTTCTTCAACCTGGCTGGCATACTGCTGTGGTACCTGGTGCCTGTCTTGAGACTGCCAATTCCACTGGCCAAGCGCTTTGGAAACCTGACTGCCCAGTATCGCTGGGTGGCCATTGTCTACCTACTATTAACCTTCCTGCTGCTACCCCTAGCAGCCTTTGGACTTTCCCTGGCAGGGGGCACAGTGCTGGCTGCAGTAGGGGGTCCTCTGGTGGGGCTGGTGCTCCTTATCATCCTGGTTAATGTCCTGCAACAACACCGACCATCTTGGCTGCCCCGCTGTCTTCAATCCTGGGCCTGGCTGCCACTCTGGCTCCATTCTCTGGAGCCCTGGGACCGCCTGGTGACTGCTTGTTGCCCCTGCAGGGCCTGCAGCAACTCTCCTATGACCAGCAAAGTGGCTCACTGCTATGAGAACCCACAAGTCATAGCTTCTCAGCAGTTGTGA
- the Slc34a3 gene encoding sodium-dependent phosphate transport protein 2C isoform X1 — MPNSLAGGQVPNPTLDAFDLVDRSLRNAALPDLTPAGISGSIPGLEEGGTDPWTFSPLKNADQLKEVGMASRLRRVVSSFLKACGLLGSLYFFICSLDILSSAFQLLGSKMAGDIFKDNVVLSNPVAGLVIGVLVTVLVQSSSTSSSIVVSMVASKLLTVQVSVPIIMGVNVGTSITSTLVSMAQSGDRDEFQRAFSGSAVHGIFNWLTVLVLLPLESATAALERLSELALGAASLQPGQQAPDILKALTRPFTHLIIQLDSSVITSGITSNTTNSSLIKHWCGFRGETPQGSSEGCGLFSSCTERNSSASPEEDRLLCHHLFAGSKLTDLAVGFILLAGSLLVLCVCLVLIVKLLNSVLKGRIAQAVKTVINADFPFPFGWLSGYLAILVGAGLTFLLQSSSVFTAAIVPLMGVGVIDLERAYPLFLGSNIGTTTTALLAALASPADMLIFAVQVALIHFFFNLAGILLWYLVPVLRLPIPLAKRFGNLTAQYRWVAIVYLLLTFLLLPLAAFGLSLAGGTVLAAVGGPLVGLVLLIILVNVLQQHRPSWLPRCLQSWAWLPLWLHSLEPWDRLVTACCPCRACSNSPMTSKVAHCYENPQVIASQQL; from the exons ATGCCGAATTCCCTCGCCGGTGGCCAGGTCCCCAACCCTACTCTGGATGCCTTTGACCTGGTGGACCGGAGTCTGAGAAATGCAG CCCTACCTGACCTGACCCCTGCAGGAATCTCCGGTTCCATTCCAGGCTTGGAAGAGGGAGGTACAGATCCCTGGACCTTCTCTCCGCTGAAGAACGCTGACCAACTGAAAG AGGTTGGCATGGCCAGCAGGCTTCGCCGGGTGGTCAGCAGCTTTCTCAAGGCATGTGGACTCCTGGGAAGCCTCTACTTTTTCATCTGCTCCCTGGACATCCTCAGCTCTGCTTTCCAGCTACTAGGCA GCAAAATGGCTGGAGACATTTTCAAGGACAATGTGGTGCTGTCCAACCCTGTGGCGGGCTTGGTCATTGGTGTGCTGGTCACAGTCCTTGTCCAGAGCTCCAGCACATCTTCCTCTATCGTGGTCAGCATGGTGGCCTCTAAGT TGCTGACTGTCCAGGTGTCTGTGCCTATCATCATGGGCGTCAATGTGGGTACTTCGATCACCAGCACCCTGGTCTCAATGGCGCAGTCAGGGGACCGGGATGAATTTCAGAG GGCCTTCAGCGGCTCGGCCGTGCATGGCATCTTCAACTGGCTCACAGTATTGGTATTGCTGCCGCTGGAGAGTGCCACCGCAGCATTAGAGAGACTGAGTGAGCTGGCCCTGGGTGCTGCTAGCCTGCAGCCAGGGCAGCAGGCCCCCGACATCCTCAAGGCACTGACTCGGCCTTTCACACACCTCATCATCCAG CTGGATAGCAGTGTGATAACCAGCGGTATTACCAGCAACACCACTAACAGCAGCCTGATTAAGCATTGGTGTGGCTTCAGGGGGGAGACG CCCCAGGGAAGCAGTGAGGGATGTGGCCTCTTCAGCTCTTGCACAGAGAGGAACAGCTCAGCATCTCCAGAGGAGGACAGATTGCTCT GCCATCACCTGTTTGCCGGCTCAAAACTCACAGACTTGGCTGTGGGCTTCATCCTGCTGGCGGGCTCGCTGCTGGTGCTCTGTGTCTGTCTGGTCCTCATCGTTAAACTGCTCAACTCTGTGTTGAAGGGCCGCATCGCACAGGCTGTGAAGACTGTTATCAATGCAG attttcccttcccctttggcTGGCTCAGCGGCTACTTGGCTATCCTCGTTGGCGCAGGCCTAACCTTCTTGCTTCAGAGCAGTAGTGTCTTCACAGCAGCCATCGTGCCTCTCATGG GGGTTGGGGTGATTGACCTGGAACGGGCCTACCCCCTCTTCTTGGGTTCCAACATCGGCACCACCACCACAGCCCTGCTGGCTGCCTTAGCCAGCCCTGCAGACATGTTAATCTTCGCAGTTCAG GTTGCTCTCATCCACTTCTTCTTCAACCTGGCTGGCATACTGCTGTGGTACCTGGTGCCTGTCTTGAGACTGCCAATTCCACTGGCCAAGCGCTTTGGAAACCTGACTGCCCAGTATCGCTGGGTGGCCATTGTCTACCTACTATTAACCTTCCTGCTGCTACCCCTAGCAGCCTTTGGACTTTCCCTGGCAGGGGGCACAGTGCTGGCTGCAGTAGGGGGTCCTCTGGTGGGGCTGGTGCTCCTTATCATCCTGGTTAATGTCCTGCAACAACACCGACCATCTTGGCTGCCCCGCTGTCTTCAATCCTGGGCCTGGCTGCCACTCTGGCTCCATTCTCTGGAGCCCTGGGACCGCCTGGTGACTGCTTGTTGCCCCTGCAGGGCCTGCAGCAACTCTCCTATGACCAGCAAAGTGGCTCACTGCTATGAGAACCCACAAGTCATAGCTTCTCAGCAGTTGTGA
- the Slc34a3 gene encoding sodium-dependent phosphate transport protein 2C isoform X3, whose product MPNSLAGGQVPNPTLDAFDLVDRSLRNAGLEEGGTDPWTFSPLKNADQLKEVGMASRLRRVVSSFLKACGLLGSLYFFICSLDILSSAFQLLGSKMAGDIFKDNVVLSNPVAGLVIGVLVTVLVQSSSTSSSIVVSMVASKLLTVQVSVPIIMGVNVGTSITSTLVSMAQSGDRDEFQRAFSGSAVHGIFNWLTVLVLLPLESATAALERLSELALGAASLQPGQQAPDILKALTRPFTHLIIQLDSSVITSGITSNTTNSSLIKHWCGFRGETPQGSSEGCGLFSSCTERNSSASPEEDRLLCHHLFAGSKLTDLAVGFILLAGSLLVLCVCLVLIVKLLNSVLKGRIAQAVKTVINADFPFPFGWLSGYLAILVGAGLTFLLQSSSVFTAAIVPLMGVGVIDLERAYPLFLGSNIGTTTTALLAALASPADMLIFAVQVALIHFFFNLAGILLWYLVPVLRLPIPLAKRFGNLTAQYRWVAIVYLLLTFLLLPLAAFGLSLAGGTVLAAVGGPLVGLVLLIILVNVLQQHRPSWLPRCLQSWAWLPLWLHSLEPWDRLVTACCPCRACSNSPMTSKVAHCYENPQVIASQQL is encoded by the exons ATGCCGAATTCCCTCGCCGGTGGCCAGGTCCCCAACCCTACTCTGGATGCCTTTGACCTGGTGGACCGGAGTCTGAGAAATGCAG GCTTGGAAGAGGGAGGTACAGATCCCTGGACCTTCTCTCCGCTGAAGAACGCTGACCAACTGAAAG AGGTTGGCATGGCCAGCAGGCTTCGCCGGGTGGTCAGCAGCTTTCTCAAGGCATGTGGACTCCTGGGAAGCCTCTACTTTTTCATCTGCTCCCTGGACATCCTCAGCTCTGCTTTCCAGCTACTAGGCA GCAAAATGGCTGGAGACATTTTCAAGGACAATGTGGTGCTGTCCAACCCTGTGGCGGGCTTGGTCATTGGTGTGCTGGTCACAGTCCTTGTCCAGAGCTCCAGCACATCTTCCTCTATCGTGGTCAGCATGGTGGCCTCTAAGT TGCTGACTGTCCAGGTGTCTGTGCCTATCATCATGGGCGTCAATGTGGGTACTTCGATCACCAGCACCCTGGTCTCAATGGCGCAGTCAGGGGACCGGGATGAATTTCAGAG GGCCTTCAGCGGCTCGGCCGTGCATGGCATCTTCAACTGGCTCACAGTATTGGTATTGCTGCCGCTGGAGAGTGCCACCGCAGCATTAGAGAGACTGAGTGAGCTGGCCCTGGGTGCTGCTAGCCTGCAGCCAGGGCAGCAGGCCCCCGACATCCTCAAGGCACTGACTCGGCCTTTCACACACCTCATCATCCAG CTGGATAGCAGTGTGATAACCAGCGGTATTACCAGCAACACCACTAACAGCAGCCTGATTAAGCATTGGTGTGGCTTCAGGGGGGAGACG CCCCAGGGAAGCAGTGAGGGATGTGGCCTCTTCAGCTCTTGCACAGAGAGGAACAGCTCAGCATCTCCAGAGGAGGACAGATTGCTCT GCCATCACCTGTTTGCCGGCTCAAAACTCACAGACTTGGCTGTGGGCTTCATCCTGCTGGCGGGCTCGCTGCTGGTGCTCTGTGTCTGTCTGGTCCTCATCGTTAAACTGCTCAACTCTGTGTTGAAGGGCCGCATCGCACAGGCTGTGAAGACTGTTATCAATGCAG attttcccttcccctttggcTGGCTCAGCGGCTACTTGGCTATCCTCGTTGGCGCAGGCCTAACCTTCTTGCTTCAGAGCAGTAGTGTCTTCACAGCAGCCATCGTGCCTCTCATGG GGGTTGGGGTGATTGACCTGGAACGGGCCTACCCCCTCTTCTTGGGTTCCAACATCGGCACCACCACCACAGCCCTGCTGGCTGCCTTAGCCAGCCCTGCAGACATGTTAATCTTCGCAGTTCAG GTTGCTCTCATCCACTTCTTCTTCAACCTGGCTGGCATACTGCTGTGGTACCTGGTGCCTGTCTTGAGACTGCCAATTCCACTGGCCAAGCGCTTTGGAAACCTGACTGCCCAGTATCGCTGGGTGGCCATTGTCTACCTACTATTAACCTTCCTGCTGCTACCCCTAGCAGCCTTTGGACTTTCCCTGGCAGGGGGCACAGTGCTGGCTGCAGTAGGGGGTCCTCTGGTGGGGCTGGTGCTCCTTATCATCCTGGTTAATGTCCTGCAACAACACCGACCATCTTGGCTGCCCCGCTGTCTTCAATCCTGGGCCTGGCTGCCACTCTGGCTCCATTCTCTGGAGCCCTGGGACCGCCTGGTGACTGCTTGTTGCCCCTGCAGGGCCTGCAGCAACTCTCCTATGACCAGCAAAGTGGCTCACTGCTATGAGAACCCACAAGTCATAGCTTCTCAGCAGTTGTGA
- the Slc34a3 gene encoding sodium-dependent phosphate transport protein 2C isoform X2, giving the protein MPNSLAGGQVPNPTLDAFDLVDRSLRNAGISGSIPGLEEGGTDPWTFSPLKNADQLKEVGMASRLRRVVSSFLKACGLLGSLYFFICSLDILSSAFQLLGSKMAGDIFKDNVVLSNPVAGLVIGVLVTVLVQSSSTSSSIVVSMVASKLLTVQVSVPIIMGVNVGTSITSTLVSMAQSGDRDEFQRAFSGSAVHGIFNWLTVLVLLPLESATAALERLSELALGAASLQPGQQAPDILKALTRPFTHLIIQLDSSVITSGITSNTTNSSLIKHWCGFRGETPQGSSEGCGLFSSCTERNSSASPEEDRLLCHHLFAGSKLTDLAVGFILLAGSLLVLCVCLVLIVKLLNSVLKGRIAQAVKTVINADFPFPFGWLSGYLAILVGAGLTFLLQSSSVFTAAIVPLMGVGVIDLERAYPLFLGSNIGTTTTALLAALASPADMLIFAVQVALIHFFFNLAGILLWYLVPVLRLPIPLAKRFGNLTAQYRWVAIVYLLLTFLLLPLAAFGLSLAGGTVLAAVGGPLVGLVLLIILVNVLQQHRPSWLPRCLQSWAWLPLWLHSLEPWDRLVTACCPCRACSNSPMTSKVAHCYENPQVIASQQL; this is encoded by the exons ATGCCGAATTCCCTCGCCGGTGGCCAGGTCCCCAACCCTACTCTGGATGCCTTTGACCTGGTGGACCGGAGTCTGAGAAATGCAG GAATCTCCGGTTCCATTCCAGGCTTGGAAGAGGGAGGTACAGATCCCTGGACCTTCTCTCCGCTGAAGAACGCTGACCAACTGAAAG AGGTTGGCATGGCCAGCAGGCTTCGCCGGGTGGTCAGCAGCTTTCTCAAGGCATGTGGACTCCTGGGAAGCCTCTACTTTTTCATCTGCTCCCTGGACATCCTCAGCTCTGCTTTCCAGCTACTAGGCA GCAAAATGGCTGGAGACATTTTCAAGGACAATGTGGTGCTGTCCAACCCTGTGGCGGGCTTGGTCATTGGTGTGCTGGTCACAGTCCTTGTCCAGAGCTCCAGCACATCTTCCTCTATCGTGGTCAGCATGGTGGCCTCTAAGT TGCTGACTGTCCAGGTGTCTGTGCCTATCATCATGGGCGTCAATGTGGGTACTTCGATCACCAGCACCCTGGTCTCAATGGCGCAGTCAGGGGACCGGGATGAATTTCAGAG GGCCTTCAGCGGCTCGGCCGTGCATGGCATCTTCAACTGGCTCACAGTATTGGTATTGCTGCCGCTGGAGAGTGCCACCGCAGCATTAGAGAGACTGAGTGAGCTGGCCCTGGGTGCTGCTAGCCTGCAGCCAGGGCAGCAGGCCCCCGACATCCTCAAGGCACTGACTCGGCCTTTCACACACCTCATCATCCAG CTGGATAGCAGTGTGATAACCAGCGGTATTACCAGCAACACCACTAACAGCAGCCTGATTAAGCATTGGTGTGGCTTCAGGGGGGAGACG CCCCAGGGAAGCAGTGAGGGATGTGGCCTCTTCAGCTCTTGCACAGAGAGGAACAGCTCAGCATCTCCAGAGGAGGACAGATTGCTCT GCCATCACCTGTTTGCCGGCTCAAAACTCACAGACTTGGCTGTGGGCTTCATCCTGCTGGCGGGCTCGCTGCTGGTGCTCTGTGTCTGTCTGGTCCTCATCGTTAAACTGCTCAACTCTGTGTTGAAGGGCCGCATCGCACAGGCTGTGAAGACTGTTATCAATGCAG attttcccttcccctttggcTGGCTCAGCGGCTACTTGGCTATCCTCGTTGGCGCAGGCCTAACCTTCTTGCTTCAGAGCAGTAGTGTCTTCACAGCAGCCATCGTGCCTCTCATGG GGGTTGGGGTGATTGACCTGGAACGGGCCTACCCCCTCTTCTTGGGTTCCAACATCGGCACCACCACCACAGCCCTGCTGGCTGCCTTAGCCAGCCCTGCAGACATGTTAATCTTCGCAGTTCAG GTTGCTCTCATCCACTTCTTCTTCAACCTGGCTGGCATACTGCTGTGGTACCTGGTGCCTGTCTTGAGACTGCCAATTCCACTGGCCAAGCGCTTTGGAAACCTGACTGCCCAGTATCGCTGGGTGGCCATTGTCTACCTACTATTAACCTTCCTGCTGCTACCCCTAGCAGCCTTTGGACTTTCCCTGGCAGGGGGCACAGTGCTGGCTGCAGTAGGGGGTCCTCTGGTGGGGCTGGTGCTCCTTATCATCCTGGTTAATGTCCTGCAACAACACCGACCATCTTGGCTGCCCCGCTGTCTTCAATCCTGGGCCTGGCTGCCACTCTGGCTCCATTCTCTGGAGCCCTGGGACCGCCTGGTGACTGCTTGTTGCCCCTGCAGGGCCTGCAGCAACTCTCCTATGACCAGCAAAGTGGCTCACTGCTATGAGAACCCACAAGTCATAGCTTCTCAGCAGTTGTGA